The genomic window CTGCCTAACACCTGCCTTCGCGCGATCCCGAAGGCATATAGCGTTATTACGCAAACCTATTGTAGCAACTTGCCAGAGAAACGTGCAGTTGAGACCATAGAAATGGGCAGGGAAGCCGAGCTGTGCACACACCTTCAAAACGGGCGAGTCCGATGCACAGCCTGCGCAAGGTTGTGCGAAATCCCTGAGGGGAAGGTCGGTCTTTGTGGCATCCGTGGTGTTGTAAATAACAAGCTCAGGCTATTTGCCTACGGCAGGGTAATCGCGGGTCACCTTGACCCAATTGAAAAGAAGCCGGTAAGCCATTACATGCCGGCGACGCAGATTTACTCTATTGCGACAAGTGGCTGCAACTGGCTCTGCCAGTATTGCCAGAACTATGACATCTCGCAGCGAAGACGGGTCGAGGGTGCTGAAATGTCTCCAGAGGAGGTCGCGTCAAAAGCCGCTCAACTGGGCGCGGCTGGCATTGCTTATACCTACAACGAGCCTTCAATATTCATGGAATTTGCACGGGACTGCGGCATCGAAGCACACAAGCGGGGCATTTTCAACATCTTTGTGTCCAACGGTTATGATACGCCAGAGTCGGTCGGAGTAATGAAGCAATTTCTCGACTGCATCACCGTTGACTTCAAGGGTAGCGGCAACCAGAATTTCGTCAGGCGCTACATCGGCATCCCAAGTGCCGACCCGGTTTTTGAGACGCTTCAACAGCTGAAATCAAAGACCAGCATTCACATCGAGGTTACGGACCTTGTCGTCCCCCAAGTCGGTGAGGACATGGATTCGGCAAGAAAGCTTTGCAAATTTGTTTACGACAAGCTTGGGCCTGATACTCCGGTTCACTTCTTGCGATTTCATCCTGACTACAAAATGCTCGACTTTGGAAGCACCTCGGTGCAGTCGCTTGAGAAACACCACCAGGTTGCAAAGCAAGAAGGGCTTAATTACGCCTATCTGGGGAACGTGCCCGGACACCCTCTTGAGAACACATACTGCCCGGGGTGCAACTCAGTCGCAGTAAAGAGGTACGGCTTTAGCATCGAAAGTTGGAATCTTGATGCGCACAACAGGTGCAAGAGCTGCGGCCATCAAATCGCCATTGTGGGCAGGCCAAAGAAAGTCTTTGGGTCAAACAGGCTCCAGTTTATCCATTAAGGTTAAAATTGCAGCCTAACCGACCTGTGCTCTAACCGGGGTCGTTGTCTAGCATGGTATGATGCCAGCCTTGGGCGCTGGAGGCCGCTGGTTCGAATCCGGCCGACCCCACTGTTTGTAAGCTTCTATCGCAGCGAGCCCTGAAGGTCTTAGGATGAAAACTTTAAGCTGAAAATGTTTAGTTTGAAGAGAATAAAAGAAAGAGAAGAGGGGGTTAATCCCACTTGCTCCACGCGGCCATCCAACGG from Nitrososphaera sp. includes these protein-coding regions:
- the amrS gene encoding AmmeMemoRadiSam system radical SAM enzyme; protein product: MGREAELCTHLQNGRVRCTACARLCEIPEGKVGLCGIRGVVNNKLRLFAYGRVIAGHLDPIEKKPVSHYMPATQIYSIATSGCNWLCQYCQNYDISQRRRVEGAEMSPEEVASKAAQLGAAGIAYTYNEPSIFMEFARDCGIEAHKRGIFNIFVSNGYDTPESVGVMKQFLDCITVDFKGSGNQNFVRRYIGIPSADPVFETLQQLKSKTSIHIEVTDLVVPQVGEDMDSARKLCKFVYDKLGPDTPVHFLRFHPDYKMLDFGSTSVQSLEKHHQVAKQEGLNYAYLGNVPGHPLENTYCPGCNSVAVKRYGFSIESWNLDAHNRCKSCGHQIAIVGRPKKVFGSNRLQFIH